In Paenibacillus dendritiformis, the DNA window AAAACCGACTGTGGAGCAGAGTTGGCTTGAGCCAGCATTGCTGTACCCGCTTGAACCAGGATTTGATTACGAGTAAAGTCTGTCATTTCTTTCGCCATATCAGCGTTGCGGATACGGGATTCAGAAGCGGACAGGTTCTCGGCAGTTACGCCCAAGTTGTTAATGGTGTGTTCCAGACGGTTTTGTACCGCACCAAAGGCTGCACGTTGTTCCGCAACTGTGTTAATCGCCGCTGCAATTGTGGAAAGAGCGTTGCTTGCTGCTGTTTGCGTGCCAATGCTCAAGCTATTCACCTTTAATTCAGCTGCTCTCATGTCCTTCAGTTGTGCAGTTAACGTATTACCCTTTTCAACACCAATTTGGAAGCTGACCGTTGCACTAGCATTCAGCAATTTAATTCCATTAAAGTTCGTGGAACTTGCAATGTTATCGATTTCTGCAATCAATGCATCCACTTCTTTTTGGGTGTTTGCACGGTCTTTAGCATCATAAGTTCCCGTAGCAGCTTGGTTAGCCAACGTGTTCAAACGCTGCAGCATGGAATGTACTTCTGTCAAAGCACCCTCAGCCGTTTGAATCAGGGAGATACCGTCCTGCGCATTGCGCATCGCTTGGTTCATACCGCCGATTTGGAAACGCATTTTCTCAGAGATAGCGAGACCTGCCGCATCGTCCGCCGCACGGTTAATGCGGAACCCGGAAGACAATTTCTCCATTGTCTTGCCCATTGCTGTGTTGTTCATGCCCAGATTGCGGTGAGCATTGATTGCGCCTACGTTCGTGTTAATAAACATCGACATTCTTCATCATCCTCCATGATATCATTCGGCCACATCCTTGCGGCCTATTATATATATCGAGTAATGATCATACATTTTTTATAGTAAAAACAAATTATCTTTCAATGATCTACTAATAAGAAAGTTTGCTCCATTCTCTTAGTTATGAATTGGATCCATAAGAAAAACTAATTCCAATGGGGTTGACATAGGATAAACAAGATTGATCCCTATAAAAAAACTTCCAGCCAAAAATAGGCTGGAAGTTTTGAAAAAGTCAATATTACCCCAAAAGCTTCAAAACAGATTGTGGAGCAGAGTTCGCTTGAGCCAGCATTGCTGTACCCGCTTGAACCAGAATTTGATTCCGAGTAAAGTCTGTCATTTCTTTCGCCATATCAGCGTTGCGAATACGGGATTCAGAAGCGGACAGGTTCTCGGCAGTTACGCCCAAGTTGTTAATGGTGTGTTCTAGACGGTTTTGTACCGCACCAAAAGCTGCACGTTGTTCAGCAACTGTGTTAATCGCCGCTGCAATTGTGGAAAGAGCCGCATTAGCCTTGGCCTGTGTGCTGATGCTCAAACCACTTACACCGAGTGCAGAAGTTTTCATACTCGTGAGAGCAGCAGTTAGCGTATTCGTTTTTTCTACGCCAATTTGGAAGCTGACATTTGCACTCGAATTCAACAATTTAATTCCGTTAAAGTTTGTGGAGCCTGCAATATTGTCAATTTCCGCGAGCAAAGCATCCACTTCTTTTTGCGTGTTCGCACGGTCTTTATTATCATAAGTACCCGTAGCGGATTGGTTTGCTAGCGTGTTCAAACGCTGCAGCATGGAATGTACTTCTGTCAAAGCGCCCTCAGCCGTTTGAATCAAGGAGATACCATCCTGTGCATTGCGCATAGCTTGATTCATACCACCGATTTGGAAACGCATTTTCTCGGAGATAGCGAGACCTGCCGCATCGTCTGCCGCACGGTTGATACGGAAGCCGGAAGACAATTTTTCCATTGTCTTGCCCATTGCTGTGTTGTTCATGCCCAGGTTGCGGTGAGCGTTGATTGCGCCCACGTTCGTGTTAATAAACATCGACATTCTTCATCATCCTCCATGATTTCATTATGGGGCCACTTCCTTGCGGCCCATTATATATATCGAACTTTCATAATCTTTTTTTTATAGCTAAAATAAAAGCAGCTTATTTTTTTTGATCAAAATAAAAAGCCACTTGATCCACTCTTCCCATACCTTGATAGGCATTCATAATCGTCTTGCTTTGGCGGACGCCTTGGACCTGGGAGCCCAGTTGACTTATTTGTCTTTCAATGCGATCGATTATGGACTGGTAAAGCACCTGAAGCGTCTGACAACGTATAGCTTCCTGGTTTCTTTCTTCCTTAGTAAGCATTCCTGGATCAACAGACGAGATAGATTCCTTCAGTTGATCCCACTTTTCCACAAATGCAAGGAAAGCTGAATCCTGCCATTCTCGTTCCTTTATTTCAAGAATATATTGTTGGCATAAGTCGATCATCTCATCGTATATATCAAGTCTTGTTCGAGTATCACGCATAATTTTGACCCGCCGTAACATCTTTGCCGATCGTTTCCCAAGCGTCTTTGATGGATTGAATCACGTTTTTAGCTTCCGCTAGCGGCTGTTGAGATTTTTGGATATTAGCTTGAACTAGTTGGTCAATCACATACAAATACAGATTTTTTAGATTTTGGGCAACTTCCCCGCCTTCGCGTTCGTTCAAGCAAGCAATCAACTCATAGATGATATCCTGCACCTTCAGAATATGCTGGTGGGCCAACATGGGATTATCTTCTGTAAGCGCAGTTTCCGCCTGATTCATATACTTTAACGCCCCGTAATATAGCATAAGAATCAACTTATGAGGGGAAGCTGTTTCATATTTATTTTTTTGGTAGGCTTGATAACCGGCGGTCATATTGGTGTACATCTATTCATCCCCTTAACCTGCTAGCTCTGCTGCGACAAACCTTTGATTTGACTGTTTAACCAGGACTGTTCGTTTTTCAATTTGCTCAGAGCCACTTCCATGGCCGTAAATTGTCTTTTTAATTGCTGTTCTTTCAATGTGAGACGATCTTCCATCTTGGTCATGGATTCCGTGATAAAAGAGATTTCAGAATCATAGCCATTCACGCGGGATTGTAAAATTCCGTTGGCCTTGCTTGTCCAAGTGCGAAGCTCTTCACTTAATATGGTAGCGATCCCCTGCTTCTTTTTCCCCGAGCTGTCGGTCTCATCTGCATTAAACATAGCTATTACTTTTTCCGGATCACGTTCCAAGGCTTCTTTAAACTTCTTCTCATCGAAGACGATCTGCCCCGTCATATCGGCCCCTTTTTTATCCTTATCGATTTCGATACCAAGGTCAGCCAATGTACCCAAGCCCGCAATATTGCTTGACATCCAACTGCCTAGCTCCATATCCAATTGGCGCAAGGTCGAATCACCCTGAAGCGTTGTTTTACGATAGGGGGTTTTATCATCCTTTGGTTTTTCTGCTGGCTTGGCCAACCCTTCCCGAATCAGCTTGCGAACTTCGTTAAATGCATCCACGAAGCCTTTAACCTTCTCAAGGACCTTGTCCGAGTCTTGTCCAACCGTGATCATAGCGGAAGAAGATTCTTTTTGGAGCTGCAAGGTCACGCCATCAATGACGCCCTTAACCTCGTTGGAGGAACTGGTAACGGACAACCCGTTTACTTTTAGTTCCGCATTCTGTGCAGCTTGAACTTCCTGGAAATTCCCGCCCGACAAGAGACCCAGGTCGTTTAAAATGTTCCCGCTACCTGTAATCCCGATTCCGGATGAACCTCCGTTACCTTGATGGAACGCATTTTCCACTCCAGTTTTCACCGAAGTTAATACCAGTGTCTTCTTTCCTGGGGATGTCTCTACCAGAGAAGCAGATACGGTTTTACTATTTTTATTGATATCATTTTTGAGATTTTCGAGCATCTCTCCATATGTTTTGCCTTTCAACGTAACCGCAACTTCAGTCCCATCTGGCTGACGAAAAGAAACCGTTTGGTTTTCAAGAGAAGAGGAATCATCTGTTGAGGTAAACTCATTCGCTTTAATAACATGCGATTTTGCCAGCTTATCTACGGTTACCTGATAGTTCCCGGTTATAGCATTATCGGAGCCAACCGCCTTTACGGCTTGCTCATCCGAGCTTTTGGTCGATGTCAGCTTGAAGTTCGCATTCAACGTTAAATCCGCAGCTTTATCGCGGAGTGTGGACAACTTTGTATTTAAATTACGAAAATAGGACTGAAACCCAGAAAAATCTTTTTTCTTTTGCTCGAGATTATTATAGGGAATTCTCTCCAGCATCATTAATTTTTCAATCATCATCCCGGTATCCAATCCGGAAGCAAGACCGCCAATACTAAACCCCATTGTTCCTACCGCCTTTCTTTTATATTTTTTTATCCAAAAACAAGCCAATGAGCTCTTTCATTTTGACCGACAGTTCTATCAAAAATTCCGGAGGCAAACTGGCTATGACTTCCTTCGTCTTCTTGTCGATAACCTCGACATATAATTCCTTGGCGTCATCGTGATACCTGAAGTGAATCTCTTTGCCGGAGCTGGCAATCGATTCATTCAACTCCTCTACCTTTTTTTGCAGATCCTGCTTGTCTTCGATGCTCATATTTATGTAATCCAAGGTGGTTCCAGTTTGAGAAGAAGGTGATTCCCCCGGCATTTCTTTGCCGAGCACATTTTTCAAGGATTGAATCGTCGACCGATGAACCTGTAAGTCTATCCCCGCGGTGTCTGTACGATGAATGCTGCTCATCTATATCCACCTCACATTTCAACAAGGCTATATTTCCTTGCATTGAATCTGCCTATGATTTCTCATTTTTTAAATTTCTTCAATATCTCAATCATATTGATATCTTGTTTTTCATTGGCTCCCCTAGTGGTCTCGACAGCAGAATTATTTTCCTGTACGATGCTCTCGTACAATTCCTTCCGCATAATTTGCACATTTTTTGGAGCCACAAATCCAAGCTTGACATACTCTCCTTCCACGCCAAGCACGCGAACCTCAATCTCGTCGCCGATCATGACCGTCTCGCCAGTTTTTCGCTTCAGTACCAGCATCCTATTCTCCCCTTCCTTGAAGAAAATGCCGGACAGGGAGATTAGAGTCTGTGATGATATACTGACATGCCTTCTGCGTTTTCGGCGAAAAGAGGACGGGAGCTCGCAAATTCACGCTAATCGCATCGTTAATGATATTAACGACAAGCATCGTCACGACTTCTTCCGGCGTTTGTACTCCCAGAGCTTCCACGGTATCCCGGTCGATAGGAAAGCTGTAGTTCTGGACATATTCCGCCGGAATTAAGATAAAGCTCCGTTCCTCATTCACCGCATGGAGAATATAGAAGACGGAATCGTCGTATGGCATTAAAGCGTAGCGGGTAATCGATTGAAACCCAACCATGCCTCTGACGAACTCGTAGATCTGATGAGGTTCAGGATGAAGAGCCCCGTAATTGGAACTTTGGATCGTTACATTTGATGCGACTGAATCATTGGTAGACGTCATTCCCGAACAACACCTTTCGTTTGCACTTCAATTTCCGGCGGGTAAACCCGAACATCAATGGCTACGCTCTGGGAGGGCAGCGCATAGAGCCGCACTTCTTTTTGGCCTTTTTGCATATAGCGTTCGAAGGCAATCTGGCCGAAGGTCGTCTTCGACTTGGCGATATTGCCCAAACGGTCGCCTTCTTGCGCTTTCTGTTGCGTAGCCTGGACAGCCACTTGTATCGCCTCGTTTTTGCGCTCGCTAGCTAGAACAGAAGGCCGCTGCAGCCCCAGCTCGTCCCATACCGGCTGCCAATCGGCCTCCATCTCGACGGGGCGCTGGCGAATCGTTAACTCAGCCGGTTCATAGCGGAAGGAATGCGATTGAACCTGCCTAATGGTATCCGATATATTCATGGAAATTTAACCCTTCTCCGAGTTTATCGAATAAAGTCGATCAGTGATACCTGCATAATCCGGGCCCCCGTTGCCAAGGCCGCCTGCATCACGTTTTCCTGCGTCTTCAAGGCGATAATCGCTCCCGGCATATCGACATCGGCGACCTGGCCGCGCTCGGTCTTCAGGCTGACTTTATCATCCGCAAGACGGTTCTCCATCAGCTCGAAGCGGTTCATGCGCGCCCCAATTTCTGCCCACTGCGTATTAATTCGGTCCGAGGAGGCGTCAATCCGCTCCAATCCATTCAGGAGTGCATCTATGTCGTTATTCTCTGCCGCTTTGATCATGTCATCCATCATTTGGAACACATTATCATTATCTTTATCGATCGGCTTCGTTGTATCGATGGCCTTGCCAAATATCAATTCGCCTGTAATGCTTACCGGAACGGTGACCGCAGGGCTTACATTTAGTCTGTAAATCCCTTCATCTGTCTTCTCCGTCGCGGCTCCCGCACTCGTATAAGGCGGGATGTCCGTCTTCTGGCCGTTGAACAGATAGCGCCCATTATAGGAACTGTTGCCGATCATGACAAGCTGCTCCTTGAGCTGCTTCAACTCCGCAGCATTTGCTATACGAGCATCATCCGGCGTCGTCCCGGTTGATCCTTGCTGCACCAACGTACGAACCCGCTTCAGCACGTCGCTCGTCTGCTGCATCAAGGAATCCATGGTGCGCAGCATGCCCGATCCCATCTGCGCATTGGAGGTAAATTCATCATTGCGGTTCAGTTCGCTGTCATACCGCATCTGATAGCCGATGCCGACCGGATCGTCGCCTGGACGGTGAATCCGCTGACCGGAAGATAGTTTATTATTCAGATCAATCGCATTGCTGTTCATATATCGCATATTGCGGAGCAGCTGCGTATTCTGCATTGCACTCGTTACGCGCATCCTAGTTCCTCCTTACATATCCTGCTTCCTTTATTTAACGTTACCGTCCAACGATACCCATCTGATTGATGACCCGATCAAGCATCTCGTCGACCGTCGTCATGTTCCGCGCCGCCGCATTGTAGGCATGCTGGAAGCGAATCATGTCGGCCATCTCCTCGTCCAGTGACACTCCGCTCACCGATTGCCGGCGGAATTGCACGGAATCGACCATATCGCTCTGCACTTTGACATTTCGCTCCGCGTTTGTTGCCCGCGTTCCCAGGTCGCCCATAATCGCGCGGTAATAATCATCTACCGAGCCGGTGGACAACGATGTCATATCCGCCGGATAATTGAATGATTTGTCGCGGAGTGAAGCCAAGGCATGCGCGATAACGCTGTTCCCCTTAACCGTAATGTTCTGCCCGTTCACGGTGTCATAACGTCCGGAGGCCGCGATATTACTGACGTTATTCACGATATCGACATTGACCTGGATATTGCTGATGGAGAATTCGCCGCCGTCCGTTGTCGTGAAGAATGGAATGCCCGACTTGGCAGGGTCTGACAGCGTATAACCCAGGCTGTGCAAGCCGTTAAATCCGTTCACTTGGACCGTGGCGGGTCCCTTCAAGATGGAGCCTGCCGGAATCGTGCCGCCTGCCGGGATTGTCGTCCCGTTCTCCAGCTCTACGGCGCTCTTGGCAATAAGCGGCGAAGCAGCCACATAGCCAGCTGCCAGCTCGACATCTACCGATCCGGTTACCATCGTTCTAACCATCGCATTCGCTTGGTCGCGCACCCGCTCGACTTCGGCAAGCGATTGCGCATATCCATGAAGCTGTCCTGCCGTGGCGGCTACATCCGCCGTAATCGGCGTCGCCTCTCCATTCTCGACGACCGTAACACCGCCCGACAGAATGGCGATATCTCCTCCCTCTCCATCGGTCACCTGCACATCGATGATGGTGGAGAGCTTGTCAATCAGCAGGTCGCGCTGATCCCGGAAATCATTGGCGTTATCCCCCATGCCTTCCACGCGCTTAATCGTATCCGTCAAGCTTGCAATATTTGCGATAATATCGTTTGCTTCGTTCACTTTGATGTTGATGCTGGACTGGATATCGTTCTCCAGCTTGGTCAGCGACTCATCGATATGCTTCAGCATATTGGTGAAGTTAGAGGCCGCACCGGCCACTTCGACGCGGGCACTGAGCAGAGAGGGGTCGCGATTGAGGACTTCCCAGGAGTTCCAGAACTTATCCATGACGCTGCGCAAGCCATTATCCGACGGTTCATTGAAAAAGCCTTCAATCGAACGGATCGTATTATCGACAATGCTCCACGAGCCAAGCGTCTGGTTCTCTCTCCGGAATTGAAGGTCGAGGAAGCTGTCGCGGATACGGGTAATGCTGTCGTACTGCACGCCGGTACCCAACTGCCCCGGAGCTACGCTGTTGTACATTCCGGGCATCGCCAGCGGCCGGGTCGCAGAAGCGTTCACCCGCTGCCGCGTATAACCGTCCGTGGAAGCATTGGCGATGTTATGTCCCAAAGTCTGCATCATGGTCGATTGGACAAACAAGGATCGCTTGCTCGTCTCCAATCCGTGAAAGGTTGATCTCATCTTCGTTCGTTCCCTTCCTTCATCCGTCTATGCACGCGTATCCATCATGCCGGGTCTGCTATATTGGGGAGCAGCTTGCTCCGGGCGGCGGTACAGCATGTCTTGTTCGGAATAATCTATATGCAAATTAAGCTGATATTCGATAAAATGAATGGACTGCTGAATGAGCGTCTGGTTATGGTCATTGGTGAATTTCAACTTTTCCAGCACCGTCCGGATACGTTCTTGCACGGCGAGCATCTCTTGCCGCTCATTGGCGTCGAAAATCAGCTTCGTAATCTCGGTCACCGTAAGCTTTAGCTGCGATTTGATCCCCTTCGATTGCAGGAACGACTGCACAGCCCCTTCCCGCTCCTGTTCCAGGGAAGCTAGCTGCTTCAAGCATTTCGATTCCTGCTGGGACAGCTTGACCAAGTTATCGATGTCATTCTGAATAATTACCTGCGTCTTGGCTTCCCCGATACGCACCAGCTCTGAATAAATATCCTCCATGCGGCTCAATATTTCCACAATTGGCGCTGCGCTCACATTCGTTCCTCCGCTCATTCAGTTTCTTTGCGAAACAGGGGAAGCAGCTTCTCCGCAATCTTGTCGGCAGCGACATGATACGTCCCTGTCTGTACGGCCTGCTTCAGCTCGGCAATACGCTCCTGGCGGGCCGGATTGTTTACCCGGTTTTGCGCATCCAGCATTTCCTTCGCTTCGGTCGATATCGTCAGTTCATCCTTGCGGGATGATTTCGGAGAGACTCTCCCGGCCGACTGCTGCTTCTGATAATATTGGATCGCTCCGACGCGCTGCGTTTCATTGATCTTCATCATTACACCTCGTTTCACACGGCAGACGGCCGTTCATTCCGGCTCGCATCCCGTCCTCATTCCAACTTGTTTCCTTCTATTGTAAGGCATATCCGTATACATAGACAAAACCGATAACCTTTACTAAGATTATCGGTTCCGTGTCAAGGAAAATTTAGTTCTTGTCAAAAGAAGTTCATGCCGCGGGCTATTTGTCGCGGGACGGTTCAAAAGCCTGGTACGCCCTCGTTCCGGAGGCCGCTTCTCCCTTGTCCGGCTCCTTCGCAATGCCCGCTTCCTGTATTTGTCGAACCAGCCTGTTCCGGCATGATTCGCACATATGCCCTTCCCGAATCGGGTTGCCGCACACTTCGCAATCATATGTCAAATTCGGAGCCTGGTATATTGAAATGCGTCCTTCCCGGATGAACTGCGTAATCTGGCGCGGGCTGACCTTCGTCTCTTCGCTTAGCTCATGCAGCGTCGCATGCCGCTGATCGCGCAAATAGGCCACGCACCGTTCATACTCCTGTTCAATCTCCTTCAGACATGCAGGGCAGATGTCCCTGAATGCCTTGGCGAACAGCCTGCCGCAGCGCGGACAATTGCTCAATTCCATCTTCTCGCCCCCTTATATGCCGTTGTATTCATCATAACTTATTCATCGACAGAAAACGAGAGGATTTTTACTAAAAAATGCGTGTTCAAACAGGGGCTTTTCAGCACCGAGAAGGTTGCAAGAACTTGAAGAAGGAGCAGCGGAATATAGGCGAAACGACATGAGCAGCGGACTTCAAGAGTGAATGCAAGATTCGATGCCGAGTTGCTTCCTCAATTGCTTCGTGATCAAAAGCACCACCTCTAACATTTAAGCTCTCGCCCACGTATAGCTGGCTATCTTCACCGGGATAGAAAAGGCGTCATTCAGCCGCGAGAGCTGACGGGCACAAGCGCGTAACGTGCTGCCAGTCGTATACACGTCATCAATGATGAGAATGCGGATATGTCCCCGCCGCTTAATCACACCGACGAAAGCCGAAGATAACGAACGGGCGGCCATGACCGGCGCATGCTTGTTCAACGCAAAGGCTTCGGCCGCACTGCGCTCTCTGCCCTTCCGCTCCTGCTTGCTCTGCTTCTCCCCATCCTGCTTCCGGTCAAGCAACCCTACGACTGGACGGATCCAAACCTGACCCAGCAGCCGCGCCAACCGTTCCGCCTGGTTGAACCCGCGCGCCTGGAGACGCGCAGCCGTCGATGGCACATAAGTGACAAGATCGGGCAGCATCTCCTCCAGTGGAGTTCCCCACAGCCAGTTCCTCAATCTTTGCACGGTCGAATTATCTTTCCCAGCCGCGACAGGATACACGGAGCGAAACAGCATCGAATAGGATGCCGTCATCATGGCCGCCATTACCGGCTCGTATCGGATATTCCCCCGGAACTTATACTCCGCCAGCCATTGCTTCATCGTTTCATTATATTGGACCACGCTTCGATTGGCAGACAAACCGTGAAAAGCTAACGC includes these proteins:
- a CDS encoding TIGR03826 family flagellar region protein, whose translation is MELSNCPRCGRLFAKAFRDICPACLKEIEQEYERCVAYLRDQRHATLHELSEETKVSPRQITQFIREGRISIYQAPNLTYDCEVCGNPIREGHMCESCRNRLVRQIQEAGIAKEPDKGEAASGTRAYQAFEPSRDK
- a CDS encoding DUF6470 family protein; the encoded protein is MNISDTIRQVQSHSFRYEPAELTIRQRPVEMEADWQPVWDELGLQRPSVLASERKNEAIQVAVQATQQKAQEGDRLGNIAKSKTTFGQIAFERYMQKGQKEVRLYALPSQSVAIDVRVYPPEIEVQTKGVVRE
- the flgK gene encoding flagellar hook-associated protein FlgK → MRSTFHGLETSKRSLFVQSTMMQTLGHNIANASTDGYTRQRVNASATRPLAMPGMYNSVAPGQLGTGVQYDSITRIRDSFLDLQFRRENQTLGSWSIVDNTIRSIEGFFNEPSDNGLRSVMDKFWNSWEVLNRDPSLLSARVEVAGAASNFTNMLKHIDESLTKLENDIQSSINIKVNEANDIIANIASLTDTIKRVEGMGDNANDFRDQRDLLIDKLSTIIDVQVTDGEGGDIAILSGGVTVVENGEATPITADVAATAGQLHGYAQSLAEVERVRDQANAMVRTMVTGSVDVELAAGYVAASPLIAKSAVELENGTTIPAGGTIPAGSILKGPATVQVNGFNGLHSLGYTLSDPAKSGIPFFTTTDGGEFSISNIQVNVDIVNNVSNIAASGRYDTVNGQNITVKGNSVIAHALASLRDKSFNYPADMTSLSTGSVDDYYRAIMGDLGTRATNAERNVKVQSDMVDSVQFRRQSVSGVSLDEEMADMIRFQHAYNAAARNMTTVDEMLDRVINQMGIVGR
- the csrA gene encoding carbon storage regulator CsrA, whose protein sequence is MLVLKRKTGETVMIGDEIEVRVLGVEGEYVKLGFVAPKNVQIMRKELYESIVQENNSAVETTRGANEKQDINMIEILKKFKK
- a CDS encoding flagellar protein FlgN, whose translation is MSAAPIVEILSRMEDIYSELVRIGEAKTQVIIQNDIDNLVKLSQQESKCLKQLASLEQEREGAVQSFLQSKGIKSQLKLTVTEITKLIFDANERQEMLAVQERIRTVLEKLKFTNDHNQTLIQQSIHFIEYQLNLHIDYSEQDMLYRRPEQAAPQYSRPGMMDTRA
- a CDS encoding ComF family protein, giving the protein MAEPAAQGYWLERKLQQVLRPQSIPCKVCSQAIGTSGAAFHKERREAALTKEICSGCLRDIPWIQWIGCMSCGRGIRCPDCVRDALAFHGLSANRSVVQYNETMKQWLAEYKFRGNIRYEPVMAAMMTASYSMLFRSVYPVAAGKDNSTVQRLRNWLWGTPLEEMLPDLVTYVPSTAARLQARGFNQAERLARLLGQVWIRPVVGLLDRKQDGEKQSKQERKGRERSAAEAFALNKHAPVMAARSLSSAFVGVIKRRGHIRILIIDDVYTTGSTLRACARQLSRLNDAFSIPVKIASYTWARA
- the flgL gene encoding flagellar hook-associated protein FlgL, whose translation is MRVTSAMQNTQLLRNMRYMNSNAIDLNNKLSSGQRIHRPGDDPVGIGYQMRYDSELNRNDEFTSNAQMGSGMLRTMDSLMQQTSDVLKRVRTLVQQGSTGTTPDDARIANAAELKQLKEQLVMIGNSSYNGRYLFNGQKTDIPPYTSAGAATEKTDEGIYRLNVSPAVTVPVSITGELIFGKAIDTTKPIDKDNDNVFQMMDDMIKAAENNDIDALLNGLERIDASSDRINTQWAEIGARMNRFELMENRLADDKVSLKTERGQVADVDMPGAIIALKTQENVMQAALATGARIMQVSLIDFIR
- the flgM gene encoding flagellar biosynthesis anti-sigma factor FlgM translates to MKINETQRVGAIQYYQKQQSAGRVSPKSSRKDELTISTEAKEMLDAQNRVNNPARQERIAELKQAVQTGTYHVAADKIAEKLLPLFRKETE
- a CDS encoding flagellin, translating into MSMFINTNVGAINAHRNLGMNNTAMGKTMEKLSSGFRINRAADDAAGLAISEKMRFQIGGMNQAMRNAQDGISLIQTAEGALTEVHSMLQRLNTLANQSATGTYDNKDRANTQKEVDALLAEIDNIAGSTNFNGIKLLNSSANVSFQIGVEKTNTLTAALTSMKTSALGVSGLSISTQAKANAALSTIAAAINTVAEQRAAFGAVQNRLEHTINNLGVTAENLSASESRIRNADMAKEMTDFTRNQILVQAGTAMLAQANSAPQSVLKLLG
- a CDS encoding flagellar protein FlaG, yielding MSSIHRTDTAGIDLQVHRSTIQSLKNVLGKEMPGESPSSQTGTTLDYINMSIEDKQDLQKKVEELNESIASSGKEIHFRYHDDAKELYVEVIDKKTKEVIASLPPEFLIELSVKMKELIGLFLDKKI
- the fliD gene encoding flagellar filament capping protein FliD encodes the protein MGFSIGGLASGLDTGMMIEKLMMLERIPYNNLEQKKKDFSGFQSYFRNLNTKLSTLRDKAADLTLNANFKLTSTKSSDEQAVKAVGSDNAITGNYQVTVDKLAKSHVIKANEFTSTDDSSSLENQTVSFRQPDGTEVAVTLKGKTYGEMLENLKNDINKNSKTVSASLVETSPGKKTLVLTSVKTGVENAFHQGNGGSSGIGITGSGNILNDLGLLSGGNFQEVQAAQNAELKVNGLSVTSSSNEVKGVIDGVTLQLQKESSSAMITVGQDSDKVLEKVKGFVDAFNEVRKLIREGLAKPAEKPKDDKTPYRKTTLQGDSTLRQLDMELGSWMSSNIAGLGTLADLGIEIDKDKKGADMTGQIVFDEKKFKEALERDPEKVIAMFNADETDSSGKKKQGIATILSEELRTWTSKANGILQSRVNGYDSEISFITESMTKMEDRLTLKEQQLKRQFTAMEVALSKLKNEQSWLNSQIKGLSQQS
- the fliW gene encoding flagellar assembly protein FliW; this encodes MVGFQSITRYALMPYDDSVFYILHAVNEERSFILIPAEYVQNYSFPIDRDTVEALGVQTPEEVVTMLVVNIINDAISVNLRAPVLFSPKTQKACQYIITDSNLPVRHFLQGRGE
- a CDS encoding flagellar protein FliT — encoded protein: MRDTRTRLDIYDEMIDLCQQYILEIKEREWQDSAFLAFVEKWDQLKESISSVDPGMLTKEERNQEAIRCQTLQVLYQSIIDRIERQISQLGSQVQGVRQSKTIMNAYQGMGRVDQVAFYFDQKK
- a CDS encoding flagellin, with amino-acid sequence MSMFINTNVGAINAHRNLGMNNTAMGKTMEKLSSGFRINRAADDAAGLAISEKMRFQIGGMNQAMRNAQDGISLIQTAEGALTEVHSMLQRLNTLANQAATGTYDAKDRANTQKEVDALIAEIDNIASSTNFNGIKLLNASATVSFQIGVEKGNTLTAQLKDMRAAELKVNSLSIGTQTAASNALSTIAAAINTVAEQRAAFGAVQNRLEHTINNLGVTAENLSASESRIRNADMAKEMTDFTRNQILVQAGTAMLAQANSAPQSVLKLLG
- the fliS gene encoding flagellar export chaperone FliS translates to MYTNMTAGYQAYQKNKYETASPHKLILMLYYGALKYMNQAETALTEDNPMLAHQHILKVQDIIYELIACLNEREGGEVAQNLKNLYLYVIDQLVQANIQKSQQPLAEAKNVIQSIKDAWETIGKDVTAGQNYA